One Pomacea canaliculata isolate SZHN2017 linkage group LG9, ASM307304v1, whole genome shotgun sequence DNA segment encodes these proteins:
- the LOC112572993 gene encoding zinc finger MYM-type protein 1-like — MARESGISVYAQISTQYESQQKQNLASFMNELKSLVFLLRQALPIRGHDDDEGNLHRCLKICFSEHKWTEDGRYLSPEIVNEHSTLRSVLADIRPANWFAILADETRDISNREQLVICIRWVTEQYEVLEEPVGLLQLDNSSAVTIFSALKDCVIRLNIPVEKCRGQAYDGASTFQGYTSWVAKRFRDEVPSAISVHCLAHSVNLVLQETAKRSRLLEMHLILPRK; from the coding sequence ATGGCTAGAGAATCAGGCATTTCAGTCTATGCTCAGATTTCCACTCAGTATGaatcacaacaaaagcaaaatcttgCAAGTTTCATGAACGAATTAAAAAGCCTTGTATTTCTGCTTCGTCAGGCACTGCCTATTCGCggtcacgatgatgatgagggcaACCTTCATCGGTGTTTGAAGATCTGCTTTAGTGAGCACAAATGGACAGAAGACGGAAGATATTTGTCACCTGAAATAGTGAATGAACACTCTACCCTGCGCTCTGTGCTGGCCGACATCAGACCAGCAAACTGGTTTGCAATCTTAGCAGACGAAACGAGAGATATCTCAAACAGAGAGCAATTAGTAATCTGCATAAGATGGGTAACGGAACAGTACGAAGTACTGGAGGAACCAGTGGGTCTCTTGCAGCTTGACAATTCTTCAGCAGTAACTATCTTCTCTGCGCTGAAAGACTGCGTGATTCGGCTGAATATCCCAGTCGAAAAGTGCAGAGGTCAAGCGTACGACGGCGCAAGCACGTTTCAAGGCTACACTTCTTGGGTTGCAAAGCGATTCAGAGATGAGGTTCCATCAGCCATTTCTGTTCACTGTCTGGCCCACTCAGTGAATCTTGTGCTGCAGGAGACTGCAAAAAGATCAAGATTATTAGAGATGCACTTGATTTTGCCCAGGAAATAA